Proteins from a genomic interval of Physeter macrocephalus isolate SW-GA chromosome 21, ASM283717v5, whole genome shotgun sequence:
- the F8A1 gene encoding 40-kDa huntingtin-associated protein, whose amino-acid sequence MAASAAGMGGGAGPGPEAGDFLARYRQVCNKLKKRFLRKPNVAEAGEQFGQLGRELRAQECLPYAAWCQLAVARCQQALFHGPGEALALTEAARLFLRQERDARQRLACPAAYGEPLQAAAAALGAAVRLHLELGQPAAAAALCLELAAALRDLGQPAAAAGHFQRAAQLQLPQLPLAALQALGDAASCQLLARDYSGALALFTRMQRLAREHGGHPAPPPGPQPQPKPPGPQPGAGAASAAPLALLPPGAGPAAAPSAAALGAFADVLVRCEVSRVLLLLLLQPPPAKLLPEHAHTLEKYSWEAFGGHGQDGGGGLLPEELFLLLQSLVMATHEKDTEAVKSLQVEMWPLLSAEQNHLLHLVLQETISPSGQGI is encoded by the coding sequence ATGGCGGCTTCCGCGGCCGGCATGGGCGGCGGTGCGGGCCCCGGGCCTGAGGCCGGGGACTTCCTGGCGCGCTACCGCCAGGTGTGCAACAAGCTGAAGAAGCGGTTCCTGCGGAAGCCGAACGTGGCGGAGGCCGGCGAGCAGTTCGGCCAGCTGGGGCGCGAGCTGCGCGCCCAGGAGTGCCTGCCGTACGCGGCCTGGTGCCAGCTGGCCGTGGCCCGCTGCCAGCAGGCGCTCTTCCACGGGCCCGGGGAGGCGCTGGCGCTGACCGAGGCCGCGCGCCTCTTCCTGCGGCAGGAGCGCGACGCGCGCCAGCGCTTGGCCTGCCCCGCCGCCTACGGGGAGCCGCTgcaggccgccgccgccgccctggGCGCCGCCGTGCGCCTGCACCTGGAGCTAGGCCAGCCGGCTGCCGCCGCCGCGCTCTGCCTCGAGCTGGCGGCCGCCCTGCGCGACCTGGGCCAGCCGGCCGCTGCCGCCGGCCACTTCCAACGCGCCGCGCAGCTGCAGCTGCCCCAGCTGCCCCTGGCCGCCCTGCAGGCGCTCGGCGACGCCGCGTCCTGCCAGCTGCTGGCGCGCGACTACAGCGGCGCCCTGGCGCTCTTCACGCGCATGCAGCGCCTGGCGCGGGAGCACGGCGGCCACCCGGCGCCGCCGCCGGGGCCGCAGCCGCAGCCCAAGCCGCCGGGGCCGCAGCCCGGGGCCGGCGCAGCCTCCGCCGCACCGCTCGCGCTGCTCCCGCCCGGCGCGGGGCCCGCGGCCGCGCCCTCCGCCGCCGCGCTGGGCGCCTTCGCCGACGTGCTGGTCCGCTGCGAGGTGTCCcgcgtgctgctgctgctgctcctgcagccGCCGCCCGCCAAGCTCCTGCCGGAGCACGCGCACACCCTGGAGAAGTACTCCTGGGAGGCCTTCGGCGGCCACGGGCAGGACGGCGGCGGCGGCCTTCTCCCCGAGGAGCTCTTCCTGCTGCTGCAGTCCCTGGTCATGGCCACCCACGAGAAGGACACGGAAGCCGTCAAGTCGCTGCAGGTGGAGATGTGGCCCCTGTTGAGCGCCGAGCAGAACCACCTCCTGCACCTCGTTCTGCAGGAAACCATCTCCCCGTCGGGCCAGGGGATCTGA